Proteins from a genomic interval of Thermoanaerobacterium thermosaccharolyticum DSM 571:
- the fabK gene encoding enoyl-[acyl-carrier-protein] reductase FabK, producing MLKTKITDLFGLKYPIFQGGMAWVATAELAAAVSNAGGLGIIGAGNAPASFVKEQIQKARTLTDKPFGVNVMLMSPFVDEVMETVLEERVSMITTGAGNPGKYISRLKERNIKVVPVVPSVALAKRMESIGADAVIAEGTESGGHIGELTTMALVPQVVDAVNIPVIAAGGIGDGRGVAAAFCLGASGVQLGTRFVCSTECTANEKYKQYIVNAKDRDAVVTGRTTGHPVRSLKNHLTREFEKAEQNGASKEELEKLGAGKLRDAVVYGDVLNGSVMAGQISGLINDIKPAKEVIEELFDDAQKIIKNLYGGLE from the coding sequence ATGTTAAAAACAAAAATTACAGATTTATTTGGTTTGAAATATCCTATATTTCAAGGTGGAATGGCATGGGTTGCAACGGCTGAGTTAGCTGCTGCAGTGTCAAATGCCGGTGGGCTTGGCATTATTGGTGCAGGAAATGCGCCTGCAAGCTTTGTAAAAGAGCAAATACAGAAAGCCAGAACGTTGACTGATAAACCTTTTGGTGTTAATGTAATGTTGATGTCACCATTTGTTGATGAGGTAATGGAAACAGTTCTAGAAGAGAGAGTAAGCATGATAACGACAGGTGCTGGCAATCCAGGGAAATATATAAGCAGATTAAAAGAAAGAAATATAAAAGTTGTGCCAGTTGTACCATCTGTTGCATTGGCTAAAAGAATGGAATCTATTGGTGCGGACGCAGTAATAGCAGAGGGAACCGAGTCGGGAGGACATATAGGTGAGCTTACAACTATGGCTCTTGTGCCACAGGTTGTTGATGCTGTAAATATTCCTGTAATAGCAGCAGGTGGCATTGGCGATGGCAGAGGTGTTGCTGCTGCTTTTTGCCTTGGAGCATCAGGTGTGCAGTTAGGTACGCGATTTGTATGTTCTACAGAATGTACAGCAAATGAAAAATACAAACAATATATTGTAAATGCAAAGGATAGAGATGCAGTTGTAACGGGAAGGACAACTGGACATCCAGTAAGGTCTTTAAAGAACCACCTTACAAGGGAGTTTGAAAAAGCCGAGCAAAATGGAGCATCTAAAGAGGAACTGGAGAAATTAGGAGCAGGTAAATTAAGAGATGCAGTAGTATATGGTGATGTTTTAAATGGTTCTGTTATGGCTGGTCAAATATCAGGGCTTATAAATGATATAAAGCCTGCAAAAGAGGTAATAGAAGAATTATTTGATGATGCTCAAAAGATTATTAAAAATCTATATGGAGGCTTGGAATAA
- a CDS encoding beta-ketoacyl-ACP synthase III: MPQNNTFKAGILGTGSFLPENKLTNKDLERMVDTSDEWIVSRTGIKERRIAPPSMTTSYMATEAAKKAIEDAKITAEDIDLIIVATVVPDMNFPSTACLVQANIGAINAAAFDIEVGCSGFIYGLSIAKQFIENGTYKYVLVIAADILSKITNWEDRNTCVLFGDGAGAAVVGQVENGYGILDNFIGADGKGGMHLYMPAGGSRMPACEESVKNKLHTIHMNGQEVFKFAVNVMNTATIEVLNRCGLKPEDVDIFIPHQANIRIIDAAMKKLKLSKEKVFINLDKYGNMSAASVAVALDEALKAGKIKNGDIILMVAFGAGLTWGSTVIKWLE, encoded by the coding sequence GTGCCGCAAAATAATACTTTTAAGGCTGGCATTCTTGGGACAGGGAGTTTTCTTCCAGAAAATAAGTTGACAAATAAAGATTTGGAAAGGATGGTTGATACATCTGATGAGTGGATTGTATCCAGGACAGGTATAAAAGAAAGGCGTATAGCTCCGCCATCTATGACAACATCGTATATGGCAACAGAAGCTGCAAAAAAGGCTATTGAAGATGCTAAAATAACTGCTGAAGATATAGATTTAATAATAGTTGCGACTGTAGTTCCAGACATGAATTTCCCATCTACAGCATGTTTAGTACAAGCTAATATTGGCGCTATTAATGCTGCAGCGTTTGATATAGAAGTCGGCTGTTCCGGATTTATATATGGACTTTCCATAGCAAAACAATTTATTGAAAATGGTACATATAAATATGTACTTGTTATAGCTGCTGACATACTATCAAAGATAACAAATTGGGAAGACAGAAATACCTGTGTCCTGTTTGGCGATGGCGCTGGGGCGGCAGTAGTAGGTCAAGTTGAAAATGGTTATGGAATTTTAGATAATTTTATTGGTGCTGACGGAAAAGGTGGCATGCATCTTTATATGCCTGCTGGTGGCTCACGAATGCCTGCTTGTGAGGAATCTGTTAAGAATAAACTGCATACAATTCACATGAATGGACAGGAAGTTTTTAAATTTGCTGTAAATGTTATGAATACTGCTACCATTGAAGTTTTAAATAGATGCGGATTAAAACCTGAAGATGTAGATATTTTTATACCACATCAAGCTAACATCCGAATAATAGATGCAGCTATGAAAAAGTTAAAATTGTCTAAAGAAAAAGTTTTTATAAATCTCGATAAGTATGGCAATATGTCCGCAGCGTCTGTTGCTGTTGCATTGGATGAGGCTTTGAAGGCTGGTAAAATAAAAAATGGTGATATTATACTAATGGTAGCTTTTGGAGCTGGCTTGACATGGGGTTCAACTGTAATAAAGTGGTTAGAATAG
- the plsX gene encoding phosphate acyltransferase PlsX — translation MRIAVDAMGGDYAPLEITKGVYKALENFNIEIVLVGNKDQLDKYVKEEKGLTVVHTTETITNNEPPVAAIRKKKDSSMAVGIDMLKKGEVDAFLSAGNTGALMAGSLLKIGRIKGIDRPALAPILPTLNGATILLDAGSNTDCKPINLFQFAIMGNVYAQKMLNIDNPKIGLFNIGAEEEKGNELTKQVYDLIKNSHLNFIGNVEGRDIAYGVADVVTCDGFVGNAILKSMEGTASVISSLLKQELQRNLLTKLGAILIYNGLKNIVKKMDYTEYGGAPLLGIKKPVIKAHGSSKSKAIFNAIRQAKTIVEMDVISHIQREIELIGDDISAAK, via the coding sequence TTGAGAATAGCAGTTGATGCTATGGGCGGCGATTATGCACCACTTGAGATAACAAAAGGGGTTTACAAAGCTTTAGAAAATTTTAACATAGAAATTGTCCTGGTAGGGAATAAAGACCAGTTAGATAAATATGTTAAAGAAGAAAAAGGTTTGACTGTAGTACATACAACAGAGACAATCACAAACAATGAACCACCTGTGGCGGCAATTAGGAAAAAGAAAGATTCTTCTATGGCGGTTGGCATAGATATGCTAAAGAAAGGCGAAGTAGATGCTTTTTTATCAGCAGGTAATACGGGTGCATTGATGGCTGGTTCGCTTTTAAAAATCGGTAGAATTAAAGGAATAGACAGGCCCGCCTTGGCTCCGATTTTACCAACATTAAACGGTGCTACAATTTTGCTTGATGCAGGATCTAATACTGATTGCAAGCCAATAAATCTGTTTCAATTTGCTATAATGGGAAATGTGTATGCTCAAAAGATGTTAAATATAGATAATCCTAAAATAGGTCTATTTAATATAGGAGCAGAAGAAGAAAAAGGAAATGAACTTACAAAACAGGTATATGATTTAATCAAAAATTCCCATTTAAATTTTATTGGTAATGTTGAAGGTAGAGACATAGCGTATGGCGTTGCTGATGTTGTCACTTGCGATGGATTTGTTGGTAATGCAATATTGAAGTCAATGGAAGGAACTGCATCTGTAATCTCTTCATTGTTAAAACAGGAGCTTCAAAGAAATTTATTGACAAAACTAGGTGCAATTTTAATTTATAATGGTTTGAAAAATATTGTTAAGAAGATGGATTATACGGAATATGGCGGCGCTCCACTTCTTGGCATAAAAAAACCAGTTATTAAAGCACATGGAAGTTCAAAATCAAAGGCAATTTTTAATGCCATAAGACAGGCAAAGACGATCGTTGAAATGGATGTCATATCTCATATACAAAGGGAAATAGAATTGATTGGAGATGATATAAGTGCCGCAAAATAA
- the fapR gene encoding transcription factor FapR, which produces MATKLNKKDRLRQLKIEIDKNPFYTDDELAELFSVSVQTIRLDRMELGIPELRERIKNVAEENYHKVKAIVGSEIVGELIDLELGKSGISVFEPTPDMAFLKTKIIRGHYIYSQAESLAISVIDAEAALIGVANIKYKYPVRIGDRLVAKAEVIRKRGNKYFVWVMIKVKNKEVFRGKFILASLESDNTEKEVQ; this is translated from the coding sequence GTGGCCACTAAGCTAAATAAAAAAGATAGATTAAGACAATTAAAGATTGAAATAGATAAAAATCCATTTTACACTGATGATGAGCTTGCTGAATTGTTTTCAGTAAGTGTACAGACAATAAGACTTGACAGGATGGAACTTGGTATCCCAGAACTTAGGGAGAGAATTAAAAATGTTGCAGAAGAGAACTATCACAAAGTAAAAGCAATTGTTGGAAGCGAGATAGTCGGTGAGCTTATCGATTTAGAACTGGGCAAAAGTGGTATATCTGTTTTTGAGCCGACACCTGATATGGCATTTCTAAAGACAAAAATTATTAGGGGACATTATATATATTCACAGGCAGAATCTTTAGCGATTTCTGTAATTGATGCTGAGGCTGCATTAATAGGGGTAGCAAATATAAAATATAAATATCCAGTAAGGATAGGAGATCGCCTTGTTGCGAAGGCAGAGGTTATTAGAAAAAGAGGGAATAAATATTTCGTATGGGTTATGATAAAAGTAAAAAATAAGGAAGTTTTTAGAGGTAAGTTTATTTTAGCATCATTAGAAAGTGATAATACTGAAAAGGAGGTGCAATAA
- the rpmF gene encoding 50S ribosomal protein L32, which produces MPVPKRRTSKARRDKRRHSHSLAIPAYVLCPQCHEPKLPHRVCLSCGYYDGKEVLKVEEK; this is translated from the coding sequence ATGCCAGTTCCAAAGCGTAGGACATCGAAAGCAAGAAGGGACAAAAGAAGGCATAGTCATAGTTTAGCAATACCTGCTTATGTATTATGTCCACAATGCCATGAGCCAAAGTTACCTCACAGAGTTTGTTTAAGCTGTGGTTATTATGACGGTAAAGAGGTATTGAAAGTGGAAGAAAAGTAA
- a CDS encoding YceD family protein: MKIDLSKIKGHRGRSIEVNYVENLSVLEVNNNSYVVSKPISVTGNITHDSEGIILKLLVRGAIKVTCDRCLEEFEHEFIIPIDEILNEADEDYSYEVEDDKLDLTKIVIENVELSLPMKFVCSPDCKGLCPICGKNLNHEKCDCQIKEVDPRLSVLNKLLQKM; encoded by the coding sequence ATGAAAATAGATTTATCAAAGATTAAGGGACATAGGGGACGTAGCATTGAAGTTAATTACGTTGAAAATTTAAGTGTTCTGGAGGTAAATAACAACAGCTACGTAGTCAGTAAACCAATCAGTGTTACAGGAAACATAACGCATGATAGTGAAGGTATAATTTTAAAGCTCTTAGTCCGTGGCGCTATTAAAGTCACATGTGATAGATGCCTTGAGGAATTTGAGCACGAATTTATAATTCCAATAGATGAAATCTTAAATGAAGCTGATGAAGATTATTCTTATGAAGTAGAAGATGACAAATTAGATTTAACTAAGATTGTCATTGAAAATGTGGAACTTTCTCTTCCTATGAAGTTTGTTTGCTCACCTGATTGTAAGGGTCTATGTCCTATTTGCGGTAAAAATCTTAATCATGAAAAATGCGATTGCCAAATAAAAGAAGTTGATCCACGCCTTTCAGTTTTGAATAAATTACTGCAGAAAATGTAG
- a CDS encoding acetate kinase: MKILVINCGSSSLKYQLIESKDGNVLAKGLAERIGINDSLLTHNANGEKIKIKKDMKDHKDAIKLVLDALVNSDYGVIKDMSEIDAVGHRVVHGGEYFTSSVLITDDVLKAITDCIELAPLHNPANIEGIKACKQIMPDVPMVAVFDTAFHQTMPDYAYLYPIPYEYYTKYKIRKYGFHGTSHKYVSQRAAEILNKPIESLKIITCHLGNGSSIAAVKNGKSIDTSMGFTPLEGLAMGTRSGSIDPSIISYLMEKENISAEEVVNILNKKSGVYGISGISSDFRDLEDAAFKNGDKRAQLALNVFAYRVKKTIGSYAAAMGGVDVIVFTAGIGENGPEIREFILDGLEFLGFKLDKEKNKVRGEEAIISTADSKVNVMVVPTNEEYMIAKDTEKIVESLK, from the coding sequence ATGAAAATACTTGTTATAAATTGTGGAAGTTCATCATTAAAGTATCAATTAATCGAATCAAAAGATGGAAATGTTTTAGCGAAAGGTCTTGCTGAAAGAATAGGGATAAACGATTCGCTTTTAACACACAATGCAAACGGCGAAAAAATAAAAATTAAAAAAGACATGAAGGACCACAAGGATGCAATTAAATTAGTTTTGGATGCATTGGTAAATAGTGATTACGGTGTTATAAAGGATATGTCAGAAATTGATGCAGTTGGACACAGAGTTGTACATGGAGGAGAATATTTTACTTCATCTGTTCTTATAACTGATGATGTTTTAAAGGCGATTACAGATTGCATAGAGTTGGCTCCTCTGCATAACCCTGCAAACATAGAAGGAATTAAAGCTTGTAAACAAATCATGCCAGACGTACCAATGGTTGCTGTTTTTGATACAGCCTTTCATCAGACAATGCCTGATTATGCTTACTTGTATCCGATTCCATATGAGTACTATACAAAGTATAAAATTAGAAAATATGGATTTCATGGTACATCCCATAAATATGTTTCACAAAGGGCGGCAGAAATACTCAATAAACCTATTGAAAGTTTGAAAATTATAACATGCCATCTTGGAAATGGTTCAAGCATAGCTGCAGTTAAAAATGGAAAATCAATAGATACAAGCATGGGATTTACACCGTTAGAAGGTTTGGCTATGGGAACACGTTCAGGAAGCATTGATCCATCTATAATTTCATATCTAATGGAGAAAGAAAATATTAGTGCAGAAGAAGTAGTTAATATATTGAATAAAAAGTCAGGCGTTTATGGTATTTCAGGAATAAGCAGTGATTTTAGAGATTTAGAAGATGCTGCTTTTAAAAATGGTGACAAAAGAGCACAACTTGCACTGAATGTATTTGCATATCGTGTAAAAAAGACAATAGGTTCTTATGCAGCCGCGATGGGCGGTGTTGATGTCATTGTGTTTACGGCAGGCATTGGTGAAAATGGTCCTGAAATAAGAGAGTTTATACTTGATGGATTGGAATTTTTAGGTTTCAAGTTAGATAAGGAGAAAAATAAAGTTAGAGGTGAAGAAGCTATAATATCGACTGCAGATTCAAAAGTAAATGTTATGGTTGTGCCGACTAATGAGGAGTATATGATTGCAAAGGATACTGAAAAGATTGTAGAGAGTTTAAAATAG
- the pta gene encoding phosphate acetyltransferase: MSIIQSIIEKAKSNKKKIVLPEGAEPRTLKAADIVLKEGIADLVLLGNADEIRNAAEGLDISKAEIIDPLKSEKFDKYATDFYELRKNKGITLEKAKETIKDNIYFGCMMVKEGYADGLVSGAIHATADLLRPAFQIVKTAPGAKIVSSFFIMEVPNCEFGENGVFLFADCAVNPSPNAEELASIAVQSANTAKTLLGMEPRVAMLSFSTKGSASHELVDKVRTATEIAKNLIPDVAIDGELQLDAALVKEVAELKAPGSPVAGRANVLIFPDLQAGNIGYKLVQRLAKANAIGPITQGMGAPVNDLSRGCSYKDIVDVIATTAVQAQ; encoded by the coding sequence ATGAGCATTATTCAAAGTATTATTGAGAAAGCAAAAAGCAACAAAAAGAAAATAGTTTTGCCTGAAGGTGCAGAGCCAAGAACGCTGAAAGCGGCCGATATAGTGCTGAAAGAAGGGATTGCAGATTTAGTACTTTTAGGAAATGCAGATGAGATAAGAAATGCCGCTGAAGGATTAGATATCTCAAAAGCCGAGATTATCGATCCTCTAAAGTCAGAAAAATTTGATAAATATGCTACTGACTTTTATGAACTCAGAAAAAATAAGGGGATTACGCTAGAGAAAGCTAAAGAGACTATTAAAGACAATATTTATTTTGGCTGTATGATGGTAAAAGAAGGTTATGCAGACGGATTGGTATCTGGAGCTATTCATGCAACTGCTGATTTACTAAGGCCAGCATTTCAAATTGTAAAAACAGCTCCTGGTGCAAAGATTGTATCAAGCTTTTTCATAATGGAAGTTCCTAATTGTGAATTTGGTGAAAATGGAGTATTTTTGTTTGCTGATTGTGCTGTTAATCCATCACCAAATGCAGAAGAACTTGCATCTATTGCAGTACAATCTGCAAACACTGCAAAAACTTTATTAGGAATGGAACCAAGGGTTGCTATGCTTTCATTTTCAACGAAGGGCAGTGCATCACATGAATTAGTCGATAAAGTGAGAACAGCTACTGAAATCGCTAAAAATTTGATACCAGATGTTGCAATAGATGGTGAATTGCAATTAGATGCTGCACTTGTTAAGGAAGTAGCCGAGTTAAAAGCACCTGGAAGTCCTGTTGCAGGACGTGCTAATGTACTTATATTCCCTGATTTACAAGCAGGTAACATTGGTTATAAGCTCGTACAAAGATTGGCAAAGGCAAATGCTATAGGTCCGATAACGCAAGGAATGGGAGCGCCTGTAAATGACTTATCTAGAGGATGCAGTTATAAAGACATTGTTGATGTAATTGCTACAACGGCTGTACAAGCTCAATAA
- a CDS encoding nucleotidyltransferase: MSILGVIVEYNPLHNGHIYHIKKSIETTGADFVIAIMSGNFVQRGIPSIIDKWSRTEAALLSGIDLVIELPTIYAVSTAENFAYGAVKLLDSLNVIDYISFGSELGSIDKLYKISKFLLNEPEDYKVILKSYLKRGITYAKAREIALSEYFGANINDIVGNPNNILGIEYIKSLIKINSSIKPVTIKRLGPGYNSMKTGDSFASATYLREVIINKDYSILSKYMPEYSVEILKRCIDKGHGPVTLDNFSKIITYLLRNNYSIENVFDVTEGLQNRIKRASFLFNNADEIIGYIKTKRYTESRIRRILLHVLLGIESNIYSRYDGPNYIRILGSNKKGLELLGMIKSKTEKPIITKVSDYKKILSDTYMFEKDIKATDIYTLAYKNDPVSGLDFTKKFIVIK; the protein is encoded by the coding sequence ATGAGTATATTGGGAGTAATTGTAGAATATAACCCTCTCCATAACGGACACATATACCATATAAAAAAATCAATTGAAACAACAGGTGCAGATTTTGTCATTGCAATTATGAGTGGTAACTTTGTTCAGCGAGGAATACCGTCTATTATTGACAAGTGGTCAAGGACAGAAGCTGCATTGCTATCAGGTATTGACTTAGTAATAGAATTGCCCACTATATATGCAGTTTCTACCGCAGAAAATTTCGCATATGGAGCAGTAAAGCTGCTGGATTCATTAAATGTCATTGACTATATTTCATTTGGAAGTGAACTTGGTTCGATTGATAAACTATATAAAATATCAAAATTCCTTTTAAACGAACCAGAAGATTATAAAGTGATTTTAAAAAGTTATTTAAAAAGAGGAATAACTTATGCAAAAGCACGTGAAATAGCTCTGTCAGAGTATTTTGGAGCAAATATTAATGATATAGTTGGAAATCCTAATAACATACTTGGCATTGAATACATAAAAAGCTTGATAAAGATAAATAGCAGTATCAAACCGGTAACCATAAAAAGACTGGGTCCTGGATATAATTCTATGAAAACGGGGGATTCTTTTGCTAGTGCTACATATTTAAGAGAAGTTATAATAAATAAAGATTACTCTATATTGAGCAAGTATATGCCAGAATATTCTGTTGAAATTTTAAAAAGATGTATTGATAAAGGTCATGGACCAGTCACTCTAGACAATTTTAGCAAAATAATAACTTATCTGCTAAGAAACAATTATAGTATCGAAAATGTTTTTGATGTTACAGAAGGATTGCAAAATCGCATTAAAAGAGCTTCATTCCTTTTCAATAATGCAGATGAAATCATAGGCTATATAAAAACTAAAAGGTACACAGAAAGCAGAATAAGAAGAATATTACTGCACGTTTTATTAGGCATAGAATCTAATATATATTCAAGATATGATGGACCAAACTACATAAGAATATTAGGCTCAAATAAAAAGGGACTTGAACTTTTAGGGATGATTAAAAGCAAGACTGAAAAACCAATTATAACAAAAGTTTCAGACTATAAAAAAATACTGTCTGATACATATATGTTCGAAAAGGATATTAAAGCAACTGACATATATACTTTAGCATATAAAAATGACCCAGTATCAGGATTAGATTTTACCAAAAAGTTTATTGTAATAAAATAG
- the ylbJ gene encoding sporulation integral membrane protein YlbJ, with product MKKNKSRNFLVISVLFIVVSIIVFPKNSLSAAKAGINLWLFTVFPALLPFFIGSELLLQLGFVRTIGKFLEPIMRPLFNVSGNGAFAMAVGYTSGYPVGAQVIKRLWEEKLLNTSEAERLMTFCNNSGPLFMLGVVAMGMFNNSKIGYIIMLSNYLGAFATGIIFRKYRFMEENRKNFNLSKGFENKSNYSNINFGEILGSAVKTSMNTMIVIGGYIIAFSVLIEFLKVYGLINAVEKILTPVFESVGFNKNLIPGYISGLMEITIGSSLISQATAPLFQKVILVSSILAWGGFSTHGQVIGVINSTKINYFPYFIAKIIHSFMAALFSYIFLEFINIGETSISEVFFQGNVKTMLNIFETSSYIFIALLLTIIFLIIILSLTKKEA from the coding sequence TTGAAAAAGAATAAATCCAGAAATTTTCTAGTTATATCAGTATTGTTCATTGTTGTTTCAATTATTGTATTCCCAAAAAATTCTCTCTCAGCAGCAAAAGCAGGAATTAATTTATGGCTGTTTACAGTATTTCCTGCGCTGCTTCCATTTTTTATTGGATCTGAATTATTGTTACAACTAGGATTCGTAAGAACCATTGGGAAATTTTTAGAACCTATAATGCGGCCTTTATTTAATGTCTCTGGAAATGGAGCCTTTGCTATGGCAGTCGGCTATACGTCCGGTTACCCCGTTGGAGCTCAAGTGATTAAGAGATTATGGGAAGAAAAACTTTTAAACACATCGGAAGCAGAAAGATTAATGACTTTTTGCAACAACTCAGGCCCATTATTCATGCTAGGCGTTGTTGCTATGGGTATGTTTAACAACTCAAAAATTGGATATATTATAATGCTATCAAATTACCTTGGGGCATTTGCAACAGGTATCATATTTAGAAAATATAGGTTCATGGAAGAAAATAGAAAGAATTTTAATTTAAGCAAAGGTTTTGAAAACAAATCTAATTATAGCAATATTAATTTTGGTGAAATCTTAGGTAGTGCCGTTAAAACATCCATGAACACAATGATCGTTATTGGTGGATATATAATTGCTTTTTCTGTTTTAATAGAATTCTTAAAGGTTTATGGATTAATAAATGCTGTAGAAAAAATACTAACACCTGTTTTTGAATCGGTAGGATTTAACAAGAACTTAATTCCAGGATACATCAGTGGTTTGATGGAGATTACAATAGGTTCCAGCTTGATTAGCCAAGCAACAGCGCCATTATTTCAAAAAGTTATCTTAGTAAGCTCAATATTAGCGTGGGGTGGTTTTTCAACTCATGGTCAGGTAATAGGTGTTATAAACAGTACAAAGATAAATTACTTTCCGTATTTCATTGCAAAGATAATACATAGCTTTATGGCTGCATTATTTTCTTATATATTTTTGGAATTTATAAACATTGGTGAGACCTCGATATCAGAAGTTTTCTTTCAAGGAAATGTAAAAACTATGTTAAACATATTTGAAACCTCATCATACATTTTTATCGCTCTGTTGTTGACGATAATTTTTCTGATAATCATCTTATCGTTGACAAAAAAAGAGGCATGA
- the coaD gene encoding pantetheine-phosphate adenylyltransferase: protein MNIAVYPGSFDPVTNGHLDVIKRAAKVFDKLIVAVLINPSKTPMFSVEERVEMLREVTFDIENVEIDCFSGLLIEYLEKVNSKIIVKGLRMVSDFEYEFQMALINKKLNPEVETIFFMTSNKYGYLSSSIVKEVASFGGCLSDLVPDSVIKHIFKKLKK, encoded by the coding sequence ATGAATATAGCAGTGTATCCAGGGAGCTTTGATCCAGTAACAAATGGACATTTAGATGTAATTAAAAGAGCGGCAAAAGTTTTCGATAAATTAATTGTAGCAGTATTGATTAATCCGTCAAAAACTCCTATGTTTTCAGTAGAAGAGCGAGTTGAAATGTTAAGAGAGGTAACATTTGATATTGAAAATGTGGAAATCGATTGTTTTTCTGGTTTACTTATTGAATACCTAGAAAAAGTTAATTCAAAAATAATTGTTAAAGGCTTACGAATGGTTTCAGACTTTGAATATGAATTTCAGATGGCATTAATAAATAAAAAGCTTAATCCCGAAGTTGAAACAATATTTTTTATGACCAGCAATAAATATGGCTATTTAAGCTCTAGCATAGTAAAGGAAGTCGCAAGCTTTGGGGGGTGTTTATCGGATCTCGTTCCAGATTCAGTTATAAAGCACATATTTAAAAAACTAAAAAAATAA
- the rsmD gene encoding 16S rRNA (guanine(966)-N(2))-methyltransferase RsmD, whose translation MRVISGKAKGRKLKCPPGKAIRPTSDMVKESLFNIIGADIYNSRFLDLFSGTGSIGIEALSRGANICYFVEKVYNNIKYINDNIKLLDSTDNAKVLHMDVLDALYYFSKNDIKFDIIYIDPPYYKNLYVEPLNKISEYKLLDSYGYIIVEHHKNDILNDKYENLQKVRVRKYGETVLTFYKEAANEYSSVSREL comes from the coding sequence TTGAGGGTTATATCTGGAAAAGCCAAAGGTAGAAAATTAAAATGCCCACCAGGAAAAGCAATAAGACCTACATCTGACATGGTTAAAGAATCATTATTTAATATTATTGGTGCTGATATATATAATTCAAGATTTTTAGATTTATTTTCTGGAACTGGCAGTATCGGTATCGAAGCATTAAGCAGAGGTGCTAATATTTGCTACTTTGTAGAAAAAGTATATAATAATATTAAATATATAAATGATAATATAAAGTTACTTGATTCAACTGACAATGCAAAAGTTTTGCATATGGATGTCCTTGATGCTTTATATTATTTCAGTAAAAATGATATTAAATTTGATATTATATACATAGATCCACCATACTACAAAAATTTATATGTGGAACCATTGAATAAAATCAGCGAATATAAACTATTGGATTCATATGGCTACATAATTGTTGAACATCATAAAAATGATATTTTAAATGATAAATATGAAAACTTGCAAAAAGTTAGAGTTAGGAAATACGGCGAAACTGTATTAACTTTTTATAAGGAGGCAGCAAATGAATATAGCAGTGTATCCAGGGAGCTTTGA
- a CDS encoding alpha/beta-type small acid-soluble spore protein encodes MAAGSETKNPLVVREAKQAMSKWKYEIASELGINPPADGYWGTLTSRDCGAVGGHMVRKMIQMAESQIANNGTLK; translated from the coding sequence ATGGCAGCAGGTTCAGAGACAAAGAATCCGCTTGTAGTAAGAGAAGCAAAGCAAGCTATGAGCAAATGGAAATATGAAATAGCAAGCGAACTTGGAATAAATCCTCCAGCCGATGGTTATTGGGGTACACTTACATCCCGTGATTGCGGTGCTGTAGGTGGTCATATGGTAAGAAAAATGATCCAAATGGCTGAAAGCCAAATCGCTAATAATGGAACATTGAAATAG
- a CDS encoding alpha/beta-type small acid-soluble spore protein, translating to MAAGSETKNPLVVREAKQAMSKWKYEIASELGINPPADGYWGTLTSRDCGAVGGHMVRKMIQMAESQIANKGTLR from the coding sequence ATGGCAGCAGGTTCAGAGACAAAGAATCCGCTTGTAGTAAGAGAAGCAAAGCAAGCTATGAGCAAATGGAAATATGAAATAGCAAGCGAACTTGGAATAAATCCTCCAGCCGATGGTTATTGGGGTACACTTACATCCCGTGATTGCGGTGCTGTAGGTGGCCATATGGTAAGAAAAATGATCCAAATGGCTGAAAGCCAAATCGCTAATAAAGGTACACTTAGATAA